Proteins from a genomic interval of Bradyrhizobium sp. CCBAU 53340:
- a CDS encoding tripartite tricarboxylate transporter substrate binding protein — translation MRSLWIAVVALAATLAGPASGQQWPARSVKLIVPYPAGGNVDSAARIVADKLQEKLGQPFIIENKAGAGGMIAGEAFAKSAQDGYTLFVGANGPVLFAPEINKRDAYNWKKDFLPISTISMTPLVLEVHPSVPANTFKEFIDLAKREPGKLTMASPGPGTTNHLLSELMQSSLDLQWVTVHYRGNAPAINDLLGGQVQFAFDQLTVSLQHIKAGLFRALAVTSPHRLKSLPDVPTFAELGYKDFDGQTFTGLFAPAGTPAAIVDKLHETLTAILKDPGVIDKFEKLGGEAVAMTPDEFKAYLEREDAKWIPIVRKANIRAD, via the coding sequence ATGAGATCGCTCTGGATAGCAGTGGTCGCGCTGGCCGCGACGCTGGCAGGGCCAGCATCTGGCCAGCAATGGCCGGCGCGCAGCGTCAAGCTGATCGTGCCTTATCCCGCCGGCGGCAATGTCGACAGTGCCGCGCGCATCGTCGCCGACAAGCTCCAGGAAAAGCTCGGCCAGCCCTTCATCATCGAGAACAAGGCCGGCGCCGGTGGCATGATCGCGGGCGAGGCCTTCGCGAAATCGGCGCAGGACGGTTACACGCTGTTCGTCGGCGCCAACGGACCGGTGCTGTTCGCGCCCGAGATCAACAAGCGCGACGCCTACAACTGGAAAAAAGACTTCCTGCCGATCTCGACCATCTCAATGACGCCGCTGGTGCTCGAGGTGCATCCGTCTGTGCCGGCCAACACCTTCAAGGAGTTCATCGACCTCGCCAAGCGCGAGCCCGGCAAGCTGACCATGGCCTCGCCCGGTCCCGGCACCACCAATCATCTGCTCAGCGAGCTGATGCAGTCGAGCCTCGATCTGCAATGGGTCACGGTGCACTACCGCGGCAATGCGCCTGCCATCAACGATCTGCTCGGCGGCCAGGTGCAGTTCGCCTTCGACCAACTCACGGTCAGCCTTCAGCACATCAAGGCCGGCCTGTTCCGCGCGCTCGCCGTCACCAGCCCGCACCGGCTGAAATCGCTGCCCGACGTGCCGACCTTCGCCGAGCTCGGCTACAAGGACTTCGACGGCCAGACCTTCACCGGCCTGTTCGCGCCCGCAGGCACGCCGGCAGCCATCGTGGACAAGTTGCACGAGACGCTGACAGCGATTCTCAAAGACCCCGGTGTGATCGACAAATTCGAAAAACTCGGCGGCGAAGCCGTCGCGATGACGCCGGACGAGTTCAAGGCCTATCTCGAGCGCGAGGACGCCAAGTGGATTCCGATCGTGCGCAAAGCCAACATCAGGGCTGACTGA
- a CDS encoding flavin reductase family protein — protein MRIDPTELGAERIYRLMTGIVVPRPIAWVTSQSRSGVLNLAPFSAFTFVSQKPPMLAISVGRKGADYKDTAHNILDIEEYVIHIADTPLMSAVHDSSVEHPPEISEVEHLGLETLPCERIMVPRLAAAPVAMECRFRQCLEFGDARSRLIVGEVVMFHIRDGLVNDGKVETKALDPIARIGGPRYARLGEIVTLNTVFQTPKSTD, from the coding sequence ATGCGGATCGACCCCACCGAGCTGGGCGCAGAACGCATCTACCGGCTGATGACCGGCATCGTGGTGCCGCGGCCGATCGCCTGGGTGACGAGCCAGTCGCGCTCGGGCGTGCTCAATCTCGCGCCGTTCAGCGCCTTCACCTTTGTCTCGCAGAAGCCGCCGATGCTCGCCATCAGCGTCGGCCGCAAGGGCGCCGACTACAAGGATACCGCGCACAACATCCTCGACATCGAGGAATATGTCATCCACATCGCCGATACGCCGCTGATGTCGGCGGTGCATGACAGCTCGGTCGAGCATCCGCCCGAAATCAGCGAGGTCGAGCATCTCGGGCTGGAAACGCTGCCCTGTGAGCGAATCATGGTGCCGCGCCTGGCGGCAGCGCCCGTCGCGATGGAGTGCCGCTTTCGTCAGTGCCTCGAATTCGGCGACGCCAGGAGCCGGCTGATCGTCGGCGAGGTCGTGATGTTCCACATCCGCGACGGCCTCGTGAATGACGGCAAGGTCGAGACCAAAGCACTCGACCCGATCGCCCGCATCGGCGGTCCGCGTTACGCCCGCCTCGGCGAGATCGTGACGCTGAATACCGTGTTCCAGACTCCCAAGTCGACCGATTGA
- a CDS encoding fumarylacetoacetate hydrolase family protein — MRLLSYLIDGEPHYGAAVAGGVIDLTRRIGRNYSDVKALIAANALADAQKAVTGQKPDYPLENLVLLPPVLAPEKLWCIGVNYAERNAEYKDNSDLPKYPSLFVRSMSSMTGSGQPLEKPKVSDQLDYEGELVIVIGQGGRHIKREEAFAHIFGMTLCNEGTIRDWLRHGKFNVTQGKNFDRSGSIGPWIVTADELDPRGPHDIVTRVNGEVRQQDTTERLMFPFDFLISYLSTFATLKPGDMIVTGTPTGAGARFDPPRWLKVGDVVEVESSRIGVLRNTVAAEQ; from the coding sequence ATGCGATTGTTGAGCTATCTGATCGACGGAGAGCCACACTACGGCGCGGCCGTCGCAGGCGGCGTGATCGATCTGACCAGACGGATCGGTCGCAACTATTCCGACGTCAAGGCGCTGATTGCGGCCAACGCACTCGCCGATGCGCAGAAGGCAGTCACCGGGCAGAAGCCGGACTACCCGCTGGAAAACCTCGTCCTGTTGCCGCCGGTGCTGGCGCCGGAAAAGCTGTGGTGCATCGGCGTCAATTACGCCGAGCGCAACGCCGAATATAAGGACAATTCGGACCTGCCCAAATATCCGAGCCTGTTCGTGCGCAGCATGTCGTCGATGACGGGCTCGGGTCAACCGCTGGAGAAACCCAAAGTCTCTGACCAACTCGACTATGAGGGCGAGCTCGTCATCGTGATCGGCCAGGGTGGCCGTCACATCAAGCGCGAAGAAGCCTTCGCGCACATCTTCGGCATGACGCTGTGCAACGAAGGCACGATCCGCGACTGGCTGCGCCACGGCAAGTTCAACGTCACGCAAGGCAAGAATTTCGATCGCTCCGGCAGCATCGGCCCGTGGATCGTCACCGCGGACGAGCTCGATCCGCGCGGGCCCCATGACATCGTCACGCGCGTCAATGGCGAGGTGCGACAGCAGGACACGACCGAGCGGTTGATGTTCCCGTTCGATTTCCTGATCTCCTACCTCTCGACCTTCGCGACCCTGAAGCCCGGCGACATGATCGTGACGGGCACGCCGACCGGGGCGGGGGCGCGCTTCGATCCGCCGCGCTGGCTGAAGGTCGGCGACGTCGTCGAGGTCGAGTCGAGCCGTATCGGCGTGTTGCGCAATACCGTCGCCGCGGAGCAGTAG